The following are from one region of the Myxococcales bacterium genome:
- a CDS encoding inorganic diphosphatase has product MHAWHDIYVDDKIVEDTFPVVIEVPKGSKNKYELDKETGFLRLDRVLYSAVHYPANYGFIPRTFCDDGDPLDALVLGQEPVDPLVVVEARAIGLMRMRDDKGLDDKIIAVSVHDPAVSDYSSHKQLPAHVGREIKRFFQDYKVLENKMVEVEDLLGPDEALTVIREALDLYRKLRRGEVNKR; this is encoded by the coding sequence GTGCACGCCTGGCACGACATTTATGTCGACGACAAGATCGTCGAAGACACGTTTCCCGTGGTGATCGAGGTCCCCAAGGGAAGCAAGAACAAGTACGAGCTGGACAAAGAAACCGGCTTTCTCCGGCTCGACCGCGTGCTGTACAGCGCGGTCCACTACCCGGCGAACTACGGCTTCATTCCACGCACTTTTTGCGACGACGGCGACCCGCTCGACGCTTTGGTGCTGGGCCAAGAGCCGGTGGATCCCTTGGTGGTCGTCGAGGCGCGCGCCATCGGGCTCATGCGCATGCGTGACGACAAGGGCCTCGACGACAAAATCATCGCCGTGTCGGTGCACGACCCAGCTGTGTCCGATTACAGCAGCCACAAGCAGCTTCCGGCGCACGTGGGCCGCGAGATCAAGCGCTTCTTTCAGGACTACAAAGTCCTCGAGAACAAGATGGTCGAGGTAGAGGACCTGCTGGGACCGGACGAGGCCCTCACCGTCATTCGGGAGGCCCTCGACCTTTACCGCAAACTTCGTCGCGGCGAAGTCAACAAGCGTTGA
- a CDS encoding helix-hairpin-helix domain-containing protein codes for MDANDKAKFWSRLCNHVHPGVALLTGFLVLVLGARPASGDAFVGLVNLNTATMEELQHLPGVGPSKASKILEHRRHRPFRTVAELVRVKGFGAKTVSRLRPFLTVTAPTQLGAPAGAACVCPDADATGPANHPGKHEAPPTSLPPRSPPTKGATAPR; via the coding sequence ATGGACGCGAACGACAAAGCAAAGTTTTGGTCTCGGTTGTGTAACCACGTGCACCCTGGCGTCGCCCTGCTCACAGGCTTTCTCGTGCTTGTCCTGGGCGCGCGGCCGGCGAGCGGCGACGCTTTCGTGGGGCTCGTCAACCTCAACACGGCCACGATGGAAGAGCTTCAGCACCTGCCCGGCGTGGGTCCCTCGAAAGCAAGCAAGATCCTGGAGCATCGGCGCCACCGCCCCTTTCGGACAGTGGCCGAGCTCGTGCGCGTCAAGGGGTTCGGGGCCAAGACGGTCAGCCGGCTGCGCCCTTTCCTCACGGTGACAGCCCCCACGCAGCTCGGAGCGCCTGCGGGAGCCGCTTGCGTCTGCCCGGACGCGGACGCGACAGGGCCCGCAAACCACCCCGGAAAGCATGAAGCGCCCCCCACGTCCCTTCCGCCAAGATCCCCCCCCACGAAGGGAGCGACGGCCCCTCGATAG
- the folK gene encoding 2-amino-4-hydroxy-6-hydroxymethyldihydropteridine diphosphokinase: MSDHAKDASRLHEAYLALGANLGDRLGNLNKACERLLASGVRIEARSPVYETDAVAKEPQPPYLNAALRVATVLAPEALLRLVLSIERSLGRNRDTAARWASRAIDIDVLLYEDQTSDSLFLELPHPRLLERPFVRVPLAEVARSGLRHPVSGEPLDRSLPHPGVRLFDGRL; the protein is encoded by the coding sequence ATGTCCGACCACGCAAAGGACGCGTCGCGCTTGCACGAAGCCTACCTCGCCCTGGGTGCCAACCTGGGCGACCGGCTCGGTAACCTGAACAAGGCCTGTGAGCGGCTCCTGGCCTCGGGGGTTCGGATCGAGGCGCGTTCCCCCGTCTACGAAACCGATGCCGTGGCCAAGGAACCTCAGCCGCCCTACCTCAATGCGGCCCTGCGCGTTGCAACCGTGTTGGCGCCCGAGGCGTTGCTGCGTCTTGTGCTCTCCATCGAGCGGAGCCTCGGGAGAAACCGCGACACCGCTGCGCGATGGGCCTCCCGCGCCATCGACATCGACGTGCTCCTTTACGAGGATCAGACGAGCGACTCGCTTTTCCTGGAACTCCCCCATCCGCGGCTCCTCGAGCGGCCTTTCGTCCGCGTCCCGCTGGCAGAGGTGGCTCGCTCCGGCCTACGTCACCCGGTGTCGGGAGAGCCGCTCGACCGCAGCCTGCCTCACCCGGGGGTCAGGCTTTTCGACGGCCGCCTCTAG
- a CDS encoding LamG domain-containing protein: MLSSPRLAWFVLSLVGAATALDGCQVPNPAYDGAEEPAPDTAPGGLPGDAAPSADGPTGGASPPLPNGGAPGRDDAGTGAGGNGAGGTAMGGSAAGGAAAGGFAAGGAAAGGFAAGGAAAGGFAAGGAAAGGFAGEAGGFAGEAGVGLVVDAGIGGAGGGADAGAGGVSWPALRGIVVDLDLGATTPLVLDRSGYGNHLALSCDTPCKNGDVLNHDEGGRIATAFKWQHRGTIAASPSLNATNGAWTVATWVYRRLEPGRKTYFARPTDDFQNVVFQLDLDTTGSIFVRAGSWRVGPSVVLPLRTWTHVAVTFDGFVLQLFVNGTSVATALVTGQASPVATTSPLFVGASAGDSTSAEYADASFDTFQVYAGALRDLEIRSLAEAKPP; encoded by the coding sequence GTGCTTTCGTCGCCGCGGCTCGCGTGGTTCGTGTTGTCGCTCGTGGGGGCAGCCACGGCCCTCGACGGATGCCAGGTGCCAAACCCCGCGTACGACGGTGCCGAGGAACCCGCCCCCGACACCGCGCCAGGAGGCTTGCCCGGGGACGCAGCCCCGAGCGCCGACGGCCCCACGGGGGGCGCTTCGCCGCCCCTGCCCAACGGCGGAGCCCCGGGACGAGATGACGCGGGAACGGGCGCCGGGGGAAACGGCGCCGGGGGCACGGCCATGGGCGGATCCGCAGCGGGAGGGGCCGCAGCGGGCGGCTTTGCAGCGGGAGGGGCCGCAGCGGGCGGCTTTGCAGCGGGAGGGGCCGCAGCGGGCGGCTTCGCAGCGGGAGGGGCCGCAGCGGGCGGCTTCGCGGGGGAGGCGGGCGGCTTCGCAGGAGAGGCGGGCGTCGGCCTCGTGGTAGATGCAGGGATAGGCGGCGCGGGTGGTGGGGCGGACGCGGGAGCGGGGGGCGTCAGCTGGCCCGCGTTGCGCGGCATCGTGGTGGACCTCGACCTTGGGGCGACCACCCCCTTGGTCCTCGATCGCTCGGGATATGGGAACCACCTGGCGTTGTCGTGTGACACCCCCTGCAAAAACGGCGACGTCTTGAACCACGACGAGGGCGGGCGCATCGCCACCGCTTTCAAGTGGCAGCATCGAGGCACCATCGCCGCGTCACCCTCGCTCAACGCCACCAATGGTGCCTGGACGGTGGCCACTTGGGTCTATCGGCGCCTCGAGCCCGGGCGGAAGACCTACTTCGCTCGTCCGACGGACGATTTCCAGAACGTGGTGTTTCAGCTCGATCTCGACACGACCGGAAGCATCTTCGTGCGTGCGGGCTCCTGGCGCGTCGGACCCAGCGTCGTCCTTCCGTTGAGGACCTGGACACACGTGGCGGTCACCTTCGACGGCTTCGTGCTTCAGTTGTTCGTCAACGGCACCTCCGTGGCCACGGCCTTGGTGACAGGGCAAGCGAGCCCCGTGGCCACGACGTCACCCCTCTTCGTGGGGGCGTCTGCGGGTGACTCCACCTCCGCAGAGTACGCTGACGCTTCGTTCGATACGTTCCAGGTTTACGCGGGCGCCCTCCGCGACCTTGAGATCCGTAGCCTCGCAGAGGCCAAGCCCCCCTGA
- a CDS encoding PilZ domain-containing protein → MSEHFRRTDPRYDRRLEVEILVGSTRLTAVSRNVSLGGMFVETQEPLSVFAPLVVKFRVPTQPELIEVSGEVRWIEPGDGICGMGIRWDGLRAREVWALNRYFQS, encoded by the coding sequence TTGTCAGAGCACTTCCGGCGCACAGACCCCAGATACGACCGGCGCCTGGAAGTCGAGATCCTCGTGGGTTCGACGCGTCTGACCGCGGTTTCCCGCAACGTCTCGCTGGGTGGCATGTTCGTGGAGACCCAGGAGCCTCTGTCGGTGTTTGCCCCGCTCGTCGTGAAGTTCCGGGTGCCGACCCAGCCGGAGCTCATCGAAGTGTCGGGCGAGGTCCGCTGGATCGAGCCCGGCGACGGCATCTGCGGCATGGGCATTCGCTGGGACGGACTCCGTGCCCGCGAGGTCTGGGCCCTGAACCGCTACTTTCAGTCGTGA
- a CDS encoding protein kinase has translation MKLGAYELLERIAVGGMAEVYRGRAVGEGGFEKQVAIKRILPHLASDTRFVGMLVQEARIHAGLSHRNIVQIHDLGLSDGGEYFIVLEYVDGRDLGALLNVMSKAPPPGNRLADAVALHVAIELGEGIHCAHQLASSDGRKEGLVHRDISPSNVLVSYAGEVKLSDFGLAKRQTDHSVVGSLKGKLAYMSPEQARRWPLDRRSDIFSLGAVLFELLTGRRLRDIDDEAEGWRLVASGVMSKARSVRPDIPAVLERLLDRALAPDPQDRFQDASVFVAAARDALAQLPRPRSGEAAELQGALRSFLPPGAPRPEQPPSRVIRLQSQVLGQAEIAIDMGITRPALPRSLPRSSSQAPTGFGAPEGHVSDRTAAGAWEAGGLRAPGMPPPRAPEAASGETRGRRPTLRGTPPVPFPQALPADVPPSRPASAPLSAFPAPPPGRPLGAMAQGRSPASLAARVPADDLVPVSGELASPARQDRPVSPAVLALQLPTPGAHGLPVLSLPGGGGGAARAAFSQAVLADSLAALDAAAARSRRPELSLGTPGLDPAALTPRFVSTGAAGVWAKGRIPGRVRHNLWALLLGLLCAAALGVHVFVTPLGVLLRWWQPAKLVVQSVPEGAQVTLDGELLAAPTPTFVTIDRDRKDHVITLTKQGFEPFVGTVRLDRAVRLSVKATLTALPGLQFEKLPEPPEAPAPAEAMEPDPLAPAAAAAALEAPPPPKASLAKKKKKRRKLERKRARR, from the coding sequence ATGAAACTGGGCGCCTACGAGCTCCTCGAGCGTATCGCGGTTGGCGGTATGGCCGAGGTGTACCGTGGCCGCGCCGTCGGCGAAGGCGGGTTCGAGAAGCAGGTCGCGATCAAGCGCATCCTTCCGCACCTGGCGAGCGACACACGCTTCGTGGGCATGCTCGTGCAGGAAGCGCGCATCCATGCGGGGCTGTCGCATCGGAACATCGTTCAGATCCACGACCTGGGCCTGTCGGACGGGGGCGAGTACTTCATCGTGCTCGAGTATGTCGACGGCCGCGATCTCGGGGCTTTGCTGAACGTCATGAGCAAGGCGCCGCCTCCCGGAAATCGGCTGGCCGACGCCGTGGCCCTGCACGTGGCGATCGAGCTCGGGGAAGGCATTCACTGTGCCCACCAGCTCGCGAGCAGCGATGGCCGCAAGGAGGGGCTCGTTCACAGGGACATCTCCCCCTCGAACGTGCTGGTTTCGTACGCCGGCGAGGTCAAGCTCTCCGATTTCGGGCTGGCCAAGCGCCAGACCGATCACTCGGTGGTGGGCTCGCTGAAAGGCAAATTGGCGTACATGTCCCCGGAGCAGGCCCGGCGCTGGCCGCTGGACCGGCGCAGCGACATCTTTTCGTTGGGAGCGGTGCTCTTCGAGTTGCTGACGGGCCGCCGCCTGCGCGACATCGACGACGAGGCGGAGGGCTGGCGCCTGGTGGCCTCGGGTGTGATGTCGAAGGCCCGCAGTGTACGCCCCGACATCCCGGCTGTGCTGGAGCGGCTGCTGGATCGGGCGCTGGCCCCAGACCCGCAGGACCGATTCCAGGACGCATCCGTTTTCGTGGCCGCAGCGCGGGACGCCCTGGCGCAGCTCCCCCGCCCGCGTTCGGGTGAGGCCGCCGAGCTGCAGGGAGCGCTGAGGAGCTTCTTGCCGCCGGGGGCGCCCCGCCCCGAGCAGCCCCCAAGCCGGGTGATTCGGCTGCAGTCGCAGGTTCTCGGGCAGGCCGAGATCGCCATCGACATGGGGATCACTCGTCCCGCGTTGCCCCGATCGCTGCCGCGCAGTAGCTCGCAAGCGCCGACCGGCTTCGGGGCGCCGGAGGGTCACGTGTCCGACCGGACCGCCGCAGGAGCTTGGGAGGCGGGTGGCCTGCGGGCGCCGGGCATGCCACCCCCGCGGGCGCCGGAAGCAGCCTCCGGGGAAACGAGAGGACGCCGGCCCACTTTGCGCGGAACACCGCCGGTGCCATTCCCCCAGGCGCTGCCCGCGGATGTGCCGCCATCCCGGCCGGCTTCGGCGCCCCTGTCCGCGTTTCCCGCCCCCCCGCCGGGGCGCCCCCTGGGGGCTATGGCGCAGGGACGGTCGCCTGCTTCGCTGGCCGCCCGGGTGCCTGCCGACGACCTCGTTCCCGTGTCGGGCGAGCTGGCCTCGCCCGCCCGTCAGGACCGGCCCGTTTCGCCCGCCGTGTTGGCGTTGCAGCTGCCGACGCCAGGTGCACACGGTCTGCCCGTTTTGTCTTTGCCCGGAGGGGGTGGGGGCGCCGCGCGGGCGGCGTTCAGTCAGGCTGTACTGGCTGATTCCCTTGCTGCGCTGGACGCGGCTGCCGCGCGGTCGCGCCGGCCCGAGTTGAGCTTGGGAACACCGGGGCTGGACCCTGCCGCGTTGACGCCGCGGTTCGTGTCCACCGGAGCGGCCGGGGTGTGGGCGAAAGGAAGAATCCCCGGGCGGGTCCGCCACAATCTGTGGGCGCTTCTGCTCGGGCTGCTGTGTGCTGCGGCGCTCGGCGTTCACGTGTTCGTGACACCGCTCGGTGTGTTGCTGCGCTGGTGGCAACCTGCGAAGTTGGTGGTGCAGTCCGTGCCAGAAGGGGCGCAGGTCACTTTGGACGGCGAGCTGCTTGCCGCGCCCACGCCGACTTTCGTCACGATCGACCGCGATCGCAAAGATCACGTCATCACGTTGACCAAGCAGGGCTTCGAGCCGTTCGTCGGGACGGTCCGTTTGGATCGGGCGGTGCGGTTGTCGGTGAAAGCCACGCTTACGGCTTTGCCAGGTCTTCAGTTCGAAAAGCTCCCCGAGCCGCCTGAAGCGCCTGCGCCTGCGGAGGCCATGGAACCCGATCCTCTGGCGCCGGCTGCGGCCGCGGCCGCTCTCGAGGCGCCGCCGCCGCCCAAGGCCAGCCTTGCGAAGAAAAAGAAGAAGCGTCGCAAGCTCGAGCGAAAGCGGGCGCGCCGCTAA
- a CDS encoding RimK/LysX family protein → MLPLVGWREWVTLPGLGIGRIKAKVDTGARSSSLDALDVRIVRVGRHRDVHFSVPYDREGETHVVACASRLIDERWVTSSDGRREFRPVIQTEISLHGAVWLIEVTLTSRAVMGFRMLLGREALRSRFLVDPGRSFLAERRTQRLRKVSSP, encoded by the coding sequence TTGCTGCCCCTCGTCGGGTGGCGCGAATGGGTGACGCTGCCGGGGCTCGGCATCGGGCGCATCAAGGCGAAAGTGGATACCGGGGCCCGCAGCTCGAGTCTGGACGCCCTCGACGTCCGCATCGTTCGCGTGGGTCGCCATCGAGACGTGCACTTCTCCGTACCCTACGACCGGGAGGGAGAGACGCACGTCGTGGCCTGTGCGTCGCGGCTCATCGATGAGCGGTGGGTCACGAGCTCTGACGGGCGCCGGGAGTTCCGCCCCGTGATTCAAACCGAGATCAGTCTGCACGGAGCCGTGTGGCTCATCGAGGTGACATTGACCTCGCGGGCCGTGATGGGCTTCCGTATGCTGCTTGGCCGCGAGGCCCTGCGGAGCCGGTTCCTGGTCGATCCTGGCCGATCGTTCTTGGCGGAGCGGCGGACACAGCGTTTGCGAAAAGTTTCGTCGCCTTGA
- a CDS encoding DUF2452 domain-containing protein — MTTEKEKRYEGDNFNGSTALSPYPTSRLSPVIELVDVARQIQDADLMLGAVAAGKLKLIAAQIKSLQKQAQEVLEKAQLDAELHRTECRFERRPGQIYHRYERQVGTCFFSLVAPEEWGPSPPAAYVGSYRLELDMSWTRVDLAG, encoded by the coding sequence ATGACTACCGAAAAAGAGAAGCGATACGAGGGCGACAACTTCAACGGATCCACGGCGTTGTCGCCCTACCCCACGTCACGACTGTCGCCGGTCATCGAGCTCGTGGACGTGGCCCGCCAAATTCAAGACGCAGACCTCATGCTGGGCGCCGTGGCTGCGGGCAAGCTGAAGCTCATCGCTGCTCAGATCAAGAGCTTACAGAAGCAAGCCCAAGAGGTGCTCGAGAAGGCACAGCTCGATGCCGAGCTCCACCGGACCGAGTGCCGCTTCGAGCGCCGCCCGGGACAGATCTACCATCGCTACGAACGGCAGGTGGGCACCTGCTTCTTCTCGCTCGTCGCGCCCGAGGAGTGGGGCCCGTCGCCCCCGGCCGCGTACGTGGGCTCGTATCGGCTCGAGCTGGACATGTCGTGGACGCGGGTGGACCTGGCGGGTTGA
- the rimK gene encoding 30S ribosomal protein S6--L-glutamate ligase, producing the protein MKIGILSRKSSLYSTRRLVAAGVARGHEVRVVDYSRCYMNITSHNPQVLFAGEHLTFDCIIPRIGASMTFYGTAVVRQFEMMGVFAANESQAISRSRDKLRALQLLARAGIGLPVTSFARSTKDIGGVIDIVGGAPLVIKLLEGTQGKGVVLAETRQAAESVIAGFRQLDANILVQEFIAEAGGADIRAFVVDGKIVAAMKRQGPEGEFRSNLHRGGTASAVKLTPEERTTAQRAAKLLGLRVAGVDMLRSKHGPLVMEVNSSPGLEGIERASGKDVAGAVIEFLEKNARFGDTRDRIKG; encoded by the coding sequence ATGAAGATTGGCATCCTGTCGCGTAAATCGTCGCTCTATTCCACCCGCCGTTTGGTCGCCGCGGGCGTGGCCCGGGGGCATGAGGTCCGTGTGGTGGACTACTCGCGGTGTTACATGAACATCACCTCTCACAACCCGCAGGTGCTGTTCGCTGGTGAGCACCTGACCTTCGATTGCATCATCCCGCGGATCGGGGCGTCGATGACCTTCTACGGAACGGCCGTCGTGAGACAGTTCGAAATGATGGGCGTCTTCGCGGCGAACGAGTCGCAGGCGATTTCCCGTTCCCGTGACAAGCTCCGCGCTCTGCAGCTGCTGGCGCGAGCGGGCATCGGGTTGCCCGTTACGAGCTTCGCGCGCTCCACGAAAGATATCGGGGGGGTCATCGACATCGTGGGTGGGGCGCCTCTCGTGATCAAACTTCTCGAAGGAACGCAAGGCAAGGGCGTGGTGCTTGCGGAAACACGTCAAGCGGCCGAGTCGGTCATTGCGGGGTTTCGGCAACTGGACGCCAACATCTTGGTGCAGGAGTTCATTGCGGAGGCCGGCGGGGCCGACATTCGCGCGTTCGTCGTGGACGGCAAGATCGTGGCCGCGATGAAGCGGCAGGGGCCCGAGGGGGAGTTTCGCTCGAACCTTCACCGAGGGGGTACGGCAAGCGCCGTGAAGCTCACACCCGAAGAACGGACCACGGCCCAAAGAGCGGCAAAGCTGCTGGGACTGCGCGTGGCCGGTGTGGATATGCTGCGTTCGAAGCACGGCCCCCTCGTCATGGAGGTGAACTCCTCACCCGGTCTCGAAGGCATCGAGCGCGCCAGCGGCAAGGACGTGGCGGGCGCCGTGATCGAGTTTCTCGAAAAAAACGCCCGCTTCGGCGATACGCGTGACCGGATCAAGGGCTGA
- a CDS encoding CHAD domain-containing protein, translated as MASLFTKMAMRRTKTPQKRPRRTRAPRPPAETPGIALADALADRVRAYGTQAQRLTRADGTPHEEAVHDFRVASRRLAAALQATTAVLPGGDAHRACKKLRKQVKRAFKRLGTLRDLEVIGALSDSFSTDTPALQDVAVTLAHEREELTVSALGRLRRRVLPKALRTLALVAPALDQELRLSPAAGPALAEMLSGELERVEHHVEALRPKRAQGFHALRLAMKKLRYTLEFLGALPGPHVRASQAIVKTARGFQDQLGLIQDHTVLLAHAKRLLSDPAALRPVREARGRLMEEVYGARPALVRMLRQGQALLTTLDGRPAAQPEA; from the coding sequence GTGGCATCCTTGTTTACGAAGATGGCCATGCGCCGCACGAAAACCCCACAGAAGCGACCCCGCCGAACGCGCGCGCCGCGGCCACCAGCGGAGACGCCCGGCATCGCCTTGGCCGATGCACTCGCCGACCGTGTGCGCGCGTACGGCACACAAGCGCAGCGCTTGACCCGAGCGGACGGCACTCCGCACGAAGAGGCCGTTCACGACTTCCGCGTGGCTTCACGCCGCTTGGCCGCGGCCCTTCAGGCGACCACCGCCGTGCTGCCAGGGGGCGACGCGCACCGCGCGTGCAAAAAACTTCGTAAGCAGGTCAAGCGGGCCTTCAAGCGGCTGGGCACGCTGCGCGACCTCGAGGTCATCGGCGCCCTGTCGGACAGCTTTTCAACGGACACCCCCGCCCTGCAGGACGTGGCGGTGACGCTCGCACACGAAAGGGAAGAACTCACGGTCTCCGCACTCGGACGGCTGCGCCGGCGCGTGCTGCCCAAGGCCCTGCGAACGCTCGCGCTCGTAGCCCCCGCGCTCGATCAGGAGCTCCGGCTCTCTCCTGCCGCGGGACCCGCCCTGGCAGAGATGTTGAGCGGCGAGCTCGAGCGGGTGGAACACCACGTGGAGGCGCTACGCCCGAAGCGTGCCCAGGGCTTTCACGCGCTTCGTCTCGCCATGAAGAAGCTGCGCTACACCTTGGAATTCCTGGGCGCGCTGCCTGGGCCTCACGTGCGCGCGAGCCAGGCCATCGTCAAGACCGCGCGTGGTTTTCAGGATCAGCTCGGGCTGATTCAGGACCACACCGTGTTGCTCGCGCACGCAAAGCGTTTGCTCTCGGACCCCGCGGCGCTGCGCCCCGTGCGCGAGGCGCGAGGTCGTCTCATGGAAGAGGTGTACGGGGCACGGCCTGCCCTCGTGAGGATGCTGCGCCAGGGCCAGGCTCTGCTCACCACCCTGGACGGGCGGCCGGCCGCGCAGCCTGAAGCGTGA
- a CDS encoding PEGA domain-containing protein, which yields MKTLDLPHRLAGVLAAAVWVASPSIHADEVRFAVVNLSGPALPAAVVDEAEREYARLRPGVSPIAEPTMRRLLASGEAPLAAMSRLVDEAESKRNLGACDEAIPLARQAEEVALNAVSVDDNRDPLKRIYTVLVACEESLGRAEPRDRAARRLRALVGMKPDALSQELWDAHVANAVAAPPSVELQVDSEPPNAQIILNFHSEGATPRTLKVPPGELLVEIQKDGYKKAFRRLELTESRPERTVFRLTDLRHDRTDLAVNALGILSEEEDLAQRQGTLARLAQGARVDTLVLLRTADSGLRIRFFDAERGALAQEVIESAFDAETGRIEALAARETPKSARPAGGRPGVLAPVGKDGRAAKGSPGLPQVRNDTETGLAQTYKEPAAVRRPNTGKAPWWGWLIAAAVAGAIATAVIVDQPRRSDTIDVNARF from the coding sequence TTGAAAACGCTCGACCTGCCCCATCGTCTCGCCGGAGTGCTGGCCGCGGCCGTGTGGGTCGCCTCGCCTTCGATCCACGCCGACGAGGTTCGCTTCGCCGTCGTCAATCTGTCAGGACCCGCGCTGCCCGCCGCCGTCGTGGATGAAGCGGAACGTGAGTACGCGCGTCTTCGTCCCGGCGTCTCCCCGATCGCGGAGCCCACCATGCGGCGCCTCCTCGCGAGCGGCGAAGCGCCGCTCGCGGCGATGAGCCGGCTCGTCGACGAAGCAGAGTCGAAGCGGAACCTGGGCGCTTGCGACGAGGCCATCCCTTTGGCCCGACAAGCCGAAGAGGTGGCCCTCAACGCCGTGTCGGTCGACGACAACCGTGACCCCCTCAAGCGCATCTACACGGTGCTCGTGGCTTGTGAAGAAAGCCTTGGCCGTGCGGAGCCTCGGGACCGGGCCGCACGCCGCCTCCGCGCGCTGGTTGGGATGAAGCCCGACGCGCTTTCCCAGGAGCTTTGGGATGCCCACGTCGCCAACGCGGTCGCCGCCCCACCCAGCGTCGAACTCCAGGTAGACAGTGAACCCCCGAACGCGCAGATCATCCTGAACTTCCACAGCGAAGGCGCCACCCCACGCACCTTGAAGGTCCCCCCCGGAGAGCTGCTCGTGGAGATCCAAAAAGACGGCTACAAAAAAGCGTTTCGGCGCCTTGAACTCACCGAGTCCAGGCCCGAACGAACCGTCTTCAGATTGACGGACCTGCGCCACGATCGCACCGACCTTGCCGTGAATGCGCTCGGCATCTTGTCCGAAGAGGAAGACCTGGCTCAGCGACAGGGCACGCTGGCGCGCCTTGCCCAGGGTGCGCGCGTCGACACCTTGGTTTTGCTTCGCACCGCTGACAGTGGGCTACGCATACGGTTCTTCGACGCCGAGCGTGGGGCCTTGGCGCAGGAGGTGATCGAGTCGGCTTTCGACGCAGAGACGGGACGTATCGAGGCCCTGGCCGCGCGCGAGACACCGAAGTCCGCCCGGCCCGCGGGCGGCCGTCCGGGCGTCCTGGCGCCGGTAGGCAAAGATGGCCGCGCCGCAAAGGGCAGCCCGGGCCTTCCGCAGGTGCGAAATGATACGGAGACCGGCCTCGCACAAACCTACAAGGAACCCGCCGCCGTTCGGCGCCCCAACACGGGCAAAGCGCCCTGGTGGGGGTGGCTGATCGCGGCCGCGGTCGCCGGCGCCATCGCCACGGCGGTCATCGTCGACCAGCCGCGCCGAAGCGACACCATCGACGTCAACGCCCGGTTCTGA
- a CDS encoding caib/baif family protein: MDLEEFQAALATLREQVLGPGGNQASLNCEACENCVRCMFCTGCDDCYHCTHCEACRGCTECSHCLRSGGCHGCSHLIDCESCHGSAYLVSCANCSECTYCLGCVGLQNKEFHILNQPYTRSEYFAILKGLGL, encoded by the coding sequence ATGGATCTCGAGGAATTCCAGGCCGCCCTCGCCACGCTCCGCGAACAGGTGCTCGGCCCAGGAGGCAATCAGGCCAGCCTCAACTGCGAAGCGTGCGAGAACTGCGTCCGGTGCATGTTCTGTACGGGTTGCGATGATTGCTACCACTGCACGCACTGCGAGGCGTGTCGCGGCTGCACCGAGTGCTCGCATTGTCTGCGCTCGGGGGGCTGCCACGGCTGCTCTCACCTGATCGATTGCGAAAGCTGCCACGGCTCAGCGTACCTGGTTTCCTGCGCGAACTGCTCGGAGTGCACGTACTGCCTGGGGTGCGTGGGACTCCAAAACAAGGAGTTCCACATCCTAAATCAGCCCTACACACGCAGCGAGTACTTCGCCATCCTGAAGGGCCTCGGGCTCTGA